A genome region from Blautia coccoides includes the following:
- a CDS encoding AraC family transcriptional regulator, with amino-acid sequence MPFESLELREDISISKVVTIHYFEYMSDFSFPGESHDFWEFLCVDKGEVDIIAGDKPHTLKRGQIAFHKPNEFHSLKANGRIAPNLVVISFECSAPAMQYFEGLITDISETARYLMAQIIYEAKHCIATPLDDPYTTHMERCTEAAFGSEQLIKLYLEQLLIHLVREQVKGGGSAPAVVKSIKQKNDAIIYKRITAYLEEHIREHLTIEEICRANLIGRSQLQKLFREQQQCGVIEYFSRLKIDLAKQLIRENHHNFTQISDYLGYTSIHYFSRQFKKLSGMTPSEYASSIKLLAERP; translated from the coding sequence ATGCCATTTGAGAGTCTTGAATTAAGAGAAGATATCAGTATCTCCAAAGTTGTCACCATACACTATTTTGAATATATGAGTGACTTCAGCTTTCCCGGTGAATCCCATGACTTCTGGGAATTCCTCTGCGTCGACAAAGGCGAAGTGGATATCATAGCCGGTGACAAGCCCCACACACTGAAAAGAGGGCAGATCGCCTTCCACAAACCAAATGAATTTCACAGTCTGAAGGCCAATGGCCGGATCGCTCCGAACCTTGTGGTCATTTCATTTGAATGCAGTGCTCCTGCCATGCAGTATTTTGAAGGGCTGATCACAGATATCAGTGAAACAGCCCGCTATCTCATGGCTCAGATCATCTATGAGGCAAAGCACTGCATCGCTACCCCGCTGGATGATCCGTATACCACCCATATGGAGCGCTGCACAGAGGCAGCCTTCGGTTCAGAACAGCTCATCAAGCTCTATCTGGAACAGCTCCTTATACATCTGGTACGGGAACAGGTAAAAGGGGGCGGCAGCGCGCCGGCTGTAGTCAAATCCATCAAGCAGAAAAATGACGCTATCATTTACAAGCGGATCACTGCTTATCTGGAAGAACATATCCGGGAACATCTCACCATTGAAGAGATCTGCAGGGCAAACCTGATCGGGCGTTCCCAGCTGCAGAAGCTTTTCCGGGAACAGCAGCAGTGCGGCGTGATCGAATATTTCTCCAGGCTCAAAATAGATCTGGCAAAACAGCTCATCCGGGAGAACCACCACAATTTCACGCAGATATCAGACTATCTGGGCTACACTTCCATCCATTATTTTTCCAGGCAGTTTAAAAAACTTTCAGGCATGACCCCATCCGAATATGCCTCATCCATCAAACTGCTTGCCGAAAGGCCATAA
- the nagB gene encoding glucosamine-6-phosphate deaminase, which yields MKIYRTKDYEEMSKKAAHIIAAQIVLKPDCVLGLATGSTPVGTYKNLVEWYKNGDLDFSALSSCNLDEYRGLSPENDQSYRYFMNTNLFDHVNIRKDHTFVPDGQEENSDKACQMYEQIIHDLGGIDLQLLGLGHNGHIGFNEPAEEFPKITHCVDLTESTIQANKRFFEKESDVPRQAYTMGIGTIMSAKKILVVVSGEDKADILSKIINGPITPQVPASILQLHPDVTIVADNAALSKVK from the coding sequence ATGAAAATCTACAGAACAAAGGACTACGAAGAAATGAGCAAAAAGGCAGCACACATCATTGCTGCTCAGATTGTATTAAAACCTGACTGTGTTCTCGGTCTGGCTACCGGTTCCACACCGGTAGGCACATACAAGAACCTGGTTGAATGGTATAAAAACGGAGATTTGGACTTTTCTGCCCTCTCCTCCTGCAATCTCGACGAATACAGAGGCTTAAGCCCCGAAAATGACCAGAGTTACCGCTATTTCATGAACACTAACCTGTTTGATCACGTAAACATCCGCAAAGACCACACCTTCGTTCCGGACGGACAGGAAGAGAACAGTGACAAAGCCTGCCAGATGTATGAACAGATCATCCATGATCTGGGCGGCATTGACCTGCAGCTTCTGGGTCTTGGACATAACGGACATATCGGCTTCAACGAGCCGGCAGAGGAATTCCCTAAGATCACACATTGTGTTGACCTGACAGAGAGCACGATCCAGGCTAACAAACGCTTCTTTGAAAAGGAATCTGATGTACCGAGACAGGCCTATACCATGGGCATCGGCACCATCATGAGCGCCAAAAAAATCCTTGTAGTGGTAAGCGGTGAAGACAAGGCGGATATCCTCAGCAAAATCATCAACGGTCCTATCACCCCTCAGGTTCCTGCTTCTATTCTGCAGTTACATCCTGATGTGACCATCGTTGCTGATAACGCTGCACTCTCCAAAGTAAAATAA
- a CDS encoding sugar phosphate nucleotidyltransferase, whose amino-acid sequence MKEPVLVVMAAGMGSRYGGLKQIDPVDEQGHIIMDFSIYDAVKAGFKKVVFIIKRENEKDFREAVGDRLSRHIQVEYVFQELGKIPEGFSVPEGRVKPWGTGHAVLCCLDVVDAPFAVINADDYYGAHAFRMIYDYLTTHQDDDKYRYTMVGYVLENTLTENGHVARGVCETDENHYLVGIHERTHIEKRPEGAAYTEDEGKTWTEIPEGSTVSMNMWGFTASILRELRDRFPLFLEKNLQSNPMKCEYFLPSVVGELLAEDKATVEVLKSMDKWYGVTYKEDKPVVVDAIRKLKESGLYPEKLLEE is encoded by the coding sequence ATGAAAGAACCGGTATTAGTAGTTATGGCAGCAGGGATGGGAAGCCGCTATGGCGGTCTCAAGCAGATAGATCCCGTCGACGAGCAGGGACATATCATTATGGATTTTTCCATCTATGATGCAGTGAAGGCAGGATTTAAAAAAGTAGTATTTATCATAAAGAGAGAGAATGAAAAGGATTTCAGAGAGGCGGTAGGTGACCGTCTGAGCAGGCATATCCAGGTGGAATATGTATTTCAGGAGCTGGGGAAGATTCCGGAAGGTTTTTCTGTGCCGGAGGGAAGAGTGAAACCATGGGGAACGGGGCATGCGGTTCTGTGCTGTCTGGATGTAGTGGATGCACCCTTTGCGGTGATCAATGCGGATGACTACTACGGTGCCCACGCATTCCGTATGATTTATGATTACCTGACAACGCATCAGGATGATGACAAATACCGCTATACCATGGTGGGCTATGTGCTGGAGAACACGCTTACAGAGAATGGGCATGTGGCGAGAGGTGTCTGTGAGACAGATGAAAACCACTATCTTGTGGGAATCCATGAGAGGACCCATATTGAGAAACGGCCGGAAGGTGCTGCCTACACAGAGGATGAGGGCAAAACCTGGACAGAGATTCCAGAGGGCAGCACAGTGTCTATGAATATGTGGGGATTTACGGCCAGCATACTGAGAGAGCTGAGGGACAGATTTCCTCTGTTCCTTGAGAAAAACCTGCAGAGCAATCCCATGAAGTGCGAATATTTCCTGCCATCAGTGGTGGGTGAGCTTCTGGCTGAGGATAAGGCTACTGTGGAGGTTCTCAAATCAATGGATAAATGGTACGGTGTTACATATAAAGAGGATAAGCCGGTGGTAGTTGATGCCATCAGAAAATTAAAAGAAAGCGGCCTCTATCCGGAG
- a CDS encoding ABC transporter ATP-binding protein — protein MSFIEFQHVKKIYGGKNEVEIRALDDASFSVEKGELAVILGASGAGKTTALNILGGMDSATEGNVIVDGKYVNGYKSKDLVTYRRNEVGFVFQFYNLVPNLTALENVELAVQICGDSLDPATVLGKVGLAERTSNFPAQLSGGEQQRVAIARAIAKNPKLLLCDEPTGALDYNTGKQILQLLQDTCRKEHMTVIIITHNSALAPMADRVIRFRSGKVTEITKNDHPIPVAKIEW, from the coding sequence ATGTCATTTATAGAATTCCAACATGTGAAAAAAATATACGGCGGCAAAAACGAAGTGGAGATCAGAGCTTTGGACGATGCCAGTTTTTCTGTGGAAAAAGGTGAGCTGGCGGTGATCTTGGGGGCATCAGGGGCAGGAAAGACCACGGCGCTTAATATTCTGGGCGGTATGGACAGTGCCACTGAGGGAAACGTCATTGTGGACGGCAAATATGTGAATGGGTATAAATCAAAGGATTTAGTCACATACAGACGCAATGAAGTGGGGTTTGTATTTCAGTTTTACAACCTTGTTCCCAACCTCACAGCCCTTGAGAATGTAGAGCTGGCTGTTCAAATATGCGGAGATTCTCTTGATCCGGCTACCGTGCTGGGTAAGGTGGGTCTTGCAGAGCGGACATCCAATTTCCCGGCTCAGCTCTCCGGCGGTGAGCAGCAGAGAGTAGCCATTGCAAGGGCAATTGCTAAAAACCCTAAGCTTTTACTCTGCGATGAACCTACAGGTGCCCTTGACTATAATACAGGGAAACAAATCCTGCAGCTTTTGCAGGATACCTGCCGGAAGGAGCATATGACAGTTATTATCATTACCCATAACTCCGCGCTGGCGCCTATGGCCGACCGCGTTATTCGTTTCAGAAGCGGGAAAGTGACGGAGATAACAAAAAATGACCACCCAATACCAGTGGCCAAAATCGAATGGTAA
- a CDS encoding ABC transporter permease — protein MKQITTVFSYTLKEAARKKAFIVSTVIIMIMVLALCLAPRIISAVKGGGEEKNTDAGTENASEQIAADEDAPVCYLIDQTGIFEKDMDTLRSVYMDRNFKTAAKEEEEDIRAHINENEEDSLIVIEEKDGIPFIHVVNANFMKGISSQKISDICNKIWQKNILQESGVDSETIAKSTLSLPYTDESVGNMDVTGYILGIVAVFIMFFAVYYYGYGVAMSVASEKTSRVMETLVVSAKPSRILIGKCLAMGVLGLLQMAAIIVFAVICYTVFVPKNFNISGVAISFSSITPFNVLILMVYFILGYALYAVMNSVCGAAVSKVEDLNSAMMPVMFISLGSFYLGYFTAIAGGGSSALAKLAMYLPFSAPFSVPFTLLTGGMKTGDLIISMGLLLIFIIVIATVSIRVYSASVLHYGNKLKMKELLKMR, from the coding sequence ATGAAACAGATAACAACCGTATTTTCATACACTTTAAAAGAGGCTGCCAGAAAGAAAGCCTTTATTGTATCAACCGTGATCATTATGATAATGGTGCTGGCCCTGTGCCTGGCCCCACGTATCATATCCGCAGTGAAAGGCGGCGGAGAAGAGAAAAATACCGATGCGGGTACAGAGAACGCTTCGGAGCAGATCGCTGCAGATGAAGACGCACCTGTCTGCTATCTCATCGACCAGACCGGCATTTTTGAGAAAGATATGGACACTTTGAGAAGTGTATATATGGACAGGAATTTTAAGACTGCTGCAAAAGAGGAGGAGGAAGACATCCGTGCTCATATCAATGAAAATGAGGAAGATTCTCTGATCGTCATTGAGGAAAAGGACGGTATCCCCTTTATCCATGTCGTAAACGCCAATTTTATGAAGGGAATAAGTTCACAGAAAATATCGGATATCTGCAATAAAATATGGCAGAAGAATATACTACAGGAAAGCGGTGTTGACAGTGAGACTATTGCCAAATCCACTTTATCTTTGCCTTACACAGATGAATCTGTTGGGAATATGGATGTTACAGGCTACATCCTGGGCATTGTTGCAGTCTTTATCATGTTTTTTGCGGTATATTATTACGGATATGGTGTCGCTATGTCCGTGGCGTCAGAGAAGACTTCCAGAGTTATGGAGACCCTGGTGGTATCTGCAAAACCTTCCAGAATACTCATTGGAAAGTGTCTGGCTATGGGAGTTCTGGGACTTTTACAGATGGCTGCCATTATAGTATTTGCTGTGATCTGTTACACGGTGTTTGTTCCGAAGAACTTTAATATAAGCGGAGTGGCAATCAGTTTTTCAAGCATCACGCCTTTTAATGTTTTGATCCTGATGGTATATTTTATTCTTGGATACGCTCTGTATGCGGTGATGAATTCTGTATGCGGTGCGGCTGTGAGCAAGGTGGAGGATTTGAATTCAGCCATGATGCCTGTAATGTTCATCAGCCTGGGCAGCTTTTATCTGGGATATTTTACAGCCATTGCAGGAGGCGGAAGCAGCGCTCTTGCTAAGCTTGCCATGTATCTTCCGTTTTCCGCGCCGTTTTCCGTTCCATTTACTTTGCTGACGGGAGGAATGAAGACAGGGGATCTGATCATTTCCATGGGACTTCTTCTTATCTTTATCATTGTGATCGCCACAGTGTCTATAAGAGTATACAGTGCGTCAGTCCTGCATTACGGAAACAAACTGAAAATGAAAGAACTTTTAAAAATGAGATGA
- a CDS encoding CPBP family intramembrane glutamic endopeptidase — MIEKAKTLLLSLTPIALMYIIQIAAALGGQILIIWANQFMAMAHVYQSPVLQYAVDQYVYIVSAASYGLFFLVGYFWYRRIVADRRAVYLERGYKPALDSGAIIGIFFTALFLQFAVSSLLDILAVVAPHLMEQYMKVMEGLGVAKPSVVSMLYVVVMAPLAEELLMRGLCLKILERSFPFWAANFLQALFFGFYHMNLIQGCYAFVMGLILGRLVKKYGTLKASILCHFIINFSGQVMSVINFSVFGIFIGTLVCAGILVLLYIWERRKNEDFLYR, encoded by the coding sequence ATGATAGAAAAAGCAAAGACATTGCTGCTAAGTCTGACACCCATCGCCCTAATGTATATCATCCAGATTGCTGCAGCACTGGGAGGACAGATACTGATCATTTGGGCGAACCAGTTTATGGCAATGGCTCATGTGTATCAGTCACCGGTTCTTCAGTATGCAGTGGATCAGTATGTGTATATTGTGAGTGCAGCATCCTACGGACTTTTTTTTCTGGTGGGATACTTCTGGTACCGCAGAATCGTGGCAGACAGGCGTGCCGTTTATCTGGAGAGAGGGTATAAGCCGGCTTTGGACTCCGGCGCTATCATAGGAATCTTTTTTACAGCCCTGTTCCTCCAGTTTGCAGTCAGCAGTCTTCTGGATATACTGGCAGTGGTGGCACCGCATTTGATGGAACAGTATATGAAAGTGATGGAAGGTCTGGGAGTGGCGAAACCATCTGTCGTATCCATGCTTTATGTGGTTGTGATGGCGCCTTTGGCGGAAGAACTTCTGATGCGCGGGCTTTGTCTGAAAATATTGGAAAGAAGCTTTCCCTTCTGGGCTGCGAATTTTCTCCAGGCATTGTTTTTTGGTTTCTATCATATGAATCTCATACAGGGGTGCTATGCCTTTGTGATGGGATTGATCCTGGGAAGGCTTGTAAAGAAATACGGTACCCTGAAGGCATCCATACTCTGCCATTTTATTATTAATTTCAGCGGTCAGGTAATGTCTGTGATAAATTTCAGTGTGTTCGGTATATTTATAGGAACATTGGTATGTGCAGGTATTTTGGTGCTCTTGTATATATGGGAGAGAAGAAAAAACGAAGATTTTCTGTATAGATAA
- a CDS encoding helix-turn-helix transcriptional regulator has product MSLHNRLKEYRAKLDINQQEMGRLVGASRQTISLIERGDYSPSVTLALKIAKECNAAVEDIFWYVEDEDE; this is encoded by the coding sequence ATGTCGCTGCACAACCGCCTGAAGGAATACAGGGCAAAGCTGGATATCAACCAGCAGGAAATGGGGCGGCTTGTAGGTGCGTCCCGGCAGACGATCAGCCTGATTGAGAGAGGAGACTATTCCCCGTCCGTCACTCTGGCTTTAAAAATAGCCAAAGAGTGCAATGCGGCTGTGGAGGATATTTTTTGGTATGTGGAGGACGAGGATGAGTAA
- a CDS encoding ABC transporter ATP-binding protein: protein MSLVVENLTKRFGEKTAVDHISFSMETPGVFGLLGTNGAGKTTTIRTILGIMEADEGKAQWNGRKINRETLAFGYLPEERGIYMKTKVLEQLIYFGMLRGMKREAAKKSALGYMERLGVMEYKNMPAEKLSKGNQQKVQLISALIHNPRLVFLDEPFSGLDPVNGKMLRDLVSELVEEGKYIILSTHQMETVEEYCKNLLILNRGKTILQGNLKEIKSAFGRTNLCVTVNGDVEDMAREEGLEIFERRAVETEYKFQEEEMAHRFLKRMLDAGIYPDKFEIREPSLQEIFVRKAGETE from the coding sequence ATGAGTTTAGTAGTGGAAAATCTGACCAAGCGGTTTGGAGAAAAAACAGCGGTTGACCACATTTCCTTTTCCATGGAGACACCCGGAGTATTCGGACTTCTAGGGACCAATGGGGCAGGCAAGACAACCACGATCCGGACAATACTGGGTATCATGGAGGCTGACGAGGGAAAGGCACAGTGGAATGGGCGAAAGATCAACAGAGAGACGCTGGCTTTCGGCTATCTGCCGGAGGAGCGCGGTATCTATATGAAGACAAAGGTTCTGGAACAGCTTATCTATTTCGGAATGCTCCGCGGCATGAAACGGGAAGCGGCGAAGAAATCAGCTCTGGGTTATATGGAACGTCTTGGGGTGATGGAATATAAAAATATGCCGGCAGAAAAACTTTCAAAAGGAAATCAGCAGAAGGTACAGCTTATCTCTGCGCTTATCCATAATCCCAGACTTGTTTTTCTGGATGAACCTTTTTCCGGACTGGACCCTGTCAACGGCAAGATGCTCAGAGACCTGGTGTCTGAGCTTGTGGAGGAAGGAAAGTACATAATTCTGAGTACACATCAGATGGAGACAGTGGAAGAATACTGTAAAAATCTTTTGATCCTGAACAGGGGGAAGACTATCCTGCAGGGGAATCTAAAAGAAATAAAATCAGCTTTCGGCCGCACGAATCTGTGCGTTACGGTCAATGGGGATGTGGAGGATATGGCCCGGGAGGAAGGGCTTGAAATCTTTGAAAGGCGTGCCGTTGAGACAGAGTATAAATTCCAGGAGGAGGAAATGGCACACAGGTTTCTGAAACGAATGCTGGATGCCGGAATCTATCCCGATAAGTTTGAAATCAGAGAACCATCGTTACAGGAGATTTTTGTCAGAAAGGCAGGGGAGACGGAATGA
- a CDS encoding glutamate-5-semialdehyde dehydrogenase, producing the protein MNIKEATRKMKQDSFRMAALSEEQRNAALEAVRTALIANQEAIFQANNEDMEAAKKAGIAPAVMKRLKFDHHKLQDVTAGIAELIKLPDPLSNVQLARELDEGLELYRVTCPIGVIGIIFEARPDALVQISSLCLKSGNCAILKGGKETAGTNRVLFEIIYQAAVKAGVPEGCMLQAELHNEIDELLSCHETVDLLIPRGSNQFVQYIMNNTKIPVMGHADGVCHIYVDECFDEEKAVPIIVDAKTQYTAACNAVETLLVNRKIAEKFLPVLKKALEENHVKVRGTREVAEIIPCEVMEEDAFDTEYLDLVISVKLVDSVQEAVEHINRFGSHHTDCIITENRESALAFMQLVDSAGVYQNCSTRFADGFRYGFGAEVGISTGKIHARGPVGLEGLVTYKYKLFGSGQTVGEYADGTKQFHFKDLEA; encoded by the coding sequence ATGAATATAAAAGAAGCAACCAGGAAAATGAAACAGGATAGTTTCCGCATGGCAGCTCTCAGCGAGGAGCAGAGAAATGCTGCGTTGGAAGCAGTGAGAACAGCGCTGATCGCCAATCAGGAAGCTATATTCCAAGCAAACAACGAGGACATGGAAGCCGCAAAAAAAGCAGGAATCGCCCCTGCTGTGATGAAAAGGCTGAAATTTGACCATCATAAACTCCAGGATGTGACCGCAGGGATCGCTGAGCTTATCAAATTACCGGATCCGCTTTCAAATGTGCAGCTTGCCAGAGAATTAGACGAGGGATTGGAATTATACCGTGTGACATGTCCGATAGGCGTTATCGGTATCATATTTGAGGCCAGGCCGGATGCGCTGGTGCAGATATCCTCACTTTGCCTGAAAAGCGGAAACTGCGCTATCTTAAAGGGCGGAAAAGAGACGGCAGGAACCAACAGGGTTCTCTTCGAGATCATCTATCAGGCAGCCGTAAAAGCAGGTGTTCCAGAGGGATGCATGCTGCAGGCAGAGCTTCACAATGAAATAGATGAGCTGCTGTCCTGCCATGAGACCGTTGACCTGCTCATTCCCAGAGGTTCCAACCAGTTTGTCCAGTATATTATGAATAATACGAAAATACCGGTTATGGGTCACGCTGACGGTGTGTGCCATATCTATGTGGATGAATGCTTTGATGAGGAAAAGGCTGTCCCCATCATTGTGGATGCCAAGACACAGTATACGGCTGCCTGCAACGCTGTGGAGACCCTGCTTGTAAACAGGAAAATCGCAGAGAAGTTCCTGCCGGTTCTAAAAAAAGCGCTGGAGGAAAATCATGTAAAAGTGAGAGGAACCAGAGAAGTGGCAGAAATCATCCCATGTGAAGTGATGGAGGAGGATGCATTCGACACAGAATATCTGGATCTGGTGATCTCTGTGAAACTGGTTGACAGCGTTCAGGAGGCAGTGGAACACATTAATCGGTTCGGCTCCCATCATACGGACTGTATTATCACGGAAAACAGAGAATCTGCTCTTGCTTTTATGCAGCTTGTAGACTCGGCCGGTGTTTATCAGAATTGTTCCACACGTTTTGCTGACGGATTCCGCTATGGGTTCGGAGCGGAAGTAGGCATTAGTACCGGGAAGATCCATGCCCGCGGCCCTGTGGGTCTGGAGGGACTGGTAACATACAAATATAAGCTGTTTGGAAGCGGGCAGACAGTGGGAGAGTACGCGGACGGCACAAAGCAGTTTCATTTTAAAGACCTGGAGGCATAA
- a CDS encoding DUF3169 family protein: MSKNKNKREKKGYLEFFIVILISALFGGVGAVILEIYDKDVKSIGNLLEDVIGQGAFWVICFLSVVGSLVNIYMVWAVRKRCRTWDGEDDEAAEEIERYNSRCQGVIACCTTIVMVLSGVNIVYIFHRTENMRNIGIMCILFVSYSLWSAFAQNILVEFSKKMNPEKKGNALSLHFTRDWDNSCDEQEKARMYRAAYVVYRKSNWLYSGIFIFLLMLSVVVDIGVLPFLMLGIIWTYQNVLYICNYNKKCK; the protein is encoded by the coding sequence ATGAGTAAGAATAAAAATAAAAGAGAGAAAAAGGGGTATTTGGAATTTTTTATTGTCATTCTGATCAGTGCACTGTTTGGCGGAGTAGGGGCAGTCATTCTGGAGATATATGACAAAGATGTGAAGAGCATTGGCAATTTACTGGAGGATGTGATCGGGCAGGGAGCCTTTTGGGTTATTTGTTTCCTATCTGTTGTGGGCAGCCTTGTCAACATCTATATGGTCTGGGCAGTCAGAAAAAGGTGCCGCACCTGGGATGGAGAGGATGACGAGGCAGCCGAAGAGATTGAGAGGTATAACAGCCGCTGCCAGGGAGTTATAGCGTGCTGTACCACTATTGTGATGGTACTCAGTGGTGTGAATATTGTCTATATATTTCACAGAACAGAGAATATGCGGAATATTGGAATAATGTGCATCCTGTTTGTAAGCTACAGCCTGTGGTCAGCCTTTGCTCAGAATATCCTGGTGGAATTCTCAAAGAAAATGAATCCTGAAAAGAAAGGCAACGCACTGTCGCTGCATTTTACCAGGGACTGGGACAACAGCTGTGATGAACAGGAAAAGGCCAGGATGTACAGAGCCGCTTATGTGGTATACAGGAAGTCCAATTGGCTTTATTCGGGGATTTTTATTTTTTTACTGATGCTTTCAGTGGTTGTGGATATCGGTGTACTGCCGTTCCTCATGCTGGGAATTATCTGGACTTACCAGAATGTTCTATATATATGTAACTATAATAAAAAATGCAAATGA